Part of the Clostridium sporogenes genome, AAGGAATGCTTATGCTCATTGTTACTGCTTTAGCTATTTCTAATTCCATAGGATCCATGCCATATTTTTTTATATCATCTGGTAGTATAAGTAATCTTTTATTAGTAACATCTGAAGCTATTATCTTTAATGGAGACTCTTTATTTAAACTTATATGTTTAAACTTTGTTTTTCCTTTATTCTTAAACACTTCTTCAAGGTATTTCTCTATATACACTGTACTAAAAATACCCTTTTCCAATATAAGTCCTAAAGACTTTTTGGCTAAAGGGAATTTTTTGATAGCAGTTATATTTCCAACTTTTTTATAATCTAATTCGTACATTATTTTTTTTATTTCTTTTCCTCTATAGCCTACAGCTAAAAAAGCTGCTATTATAGCTCCTGCGGATGTCCCCGCAAGCCTTTGCCACATCATTCCTTCCTCTTCTAATCTACAAATAGCTCCTGTAAAAGCTGTAGCCTTAACTCCACCACCTTGAAAAACACCGTCTGCTTTTAACAAATAAACTCACCTTAAAATATATTGCTTTATTTTATAATATGTTTCTTAAACTCTTAATATACTTTATATAGGTACAATTTAACATATATAACTTAAACATTATAATATAACTAATACATACTACTTATAATAATTACAATGTTTACTTCTATAAAAGCCAATGTTCGTATCTTAGAATAACTTTATAAACAACATATGTTTTGTTTTATATTATTTTTATCTAAATTATAAAATTTACTTTATAAATAGCATATATTTTATTTCAAAAAAATTTCAGTGATTATATGATTTTTAATCTTCTATTAAATCATATAACCACTGAAAAAACTACAGTAAAATTATATTTTTAAAAACTAACCTTAAATTTACCATCTTCGATTTTTATATCCTTTATTTTAACTTTAGTAATCCCCTTATCTATAATAATTTCATCTCCATTGCTTTGAATATTACTCATGTTTGATTTTTTTATTTCATTTAGAAGAATACTCTTAGGTACTGATACTTTTCCCATTTTTATACTATCTACTTTATAAATTATTTTATCATCTCTTGCACTTACATCTCCATAAGATGACATAAGTAGATCAATCCCATTATATCTAACTGGCACATATAAATTTAACTTATTATTTTTAGTATCAGCCTTAACAGATTTTACTAATATACTTCCTACATTTTTCTCATTTTGAAAATAAACTTTTAGCATCTCATTTACATCTTCTTCATTTACAGTTAAGGTTCCCTTGCTAAGTTCTACATTCTTTAGTTTGTCTAATATATTTTCATTCTTAATGGAATTATCACTTAAATTCTCTCCTTTGTCTCCTTGGTAAGTAGCCATCTTAAAAAATGCAAATCCTGCTATTACTATGCATATCAATACAATAAGTAGTGTCTTAAAAAAACTTTTCATAATTATATCGTCCCCTTCATCTATTAGCTATGTTTTAAAAACAAATTTATTTTATTATAAACCATTTTACACAATATTAAAAGCATGTTTACTCTTCACAAGGACTCCTTCATGAATAATTATTGACCTATCCGCCAGCAACTCTGCTTCATAAGAATTATGAGTAACTAAAATAATACTTATTCTAAACTTCTTTTTATATTCCATAAATTCTTTATAAACAACCTCCTTAGTATCCTTGTCCAGTGCTGAAAATGGCTCATCTAACATTAATACATTAGGTTTTATTGCTAAAGCTCTTGCTAAGGCTACTCTCTGTTTTTCTCCACCTGATATTTCATTAGGCTTTCTATCTTTAAGATGTTCTATTTTAAATGTTTCAGTTATATACTTTATATAACTTATATCATAATTTTTTTGATTTTTTACTCCAAATAATATATTCTCTTCCACAGTCATGTGAGGAAACAAAGCATAGTTTTGAAATAAATATCCTATATGCCTATCTTTTATTGGTAAATTTATATTTTCCGAAGAAGAGAAAACAATCTTATTATCAATCTTAATAATCCCCTTATCAGGAGTTCTAATACCTGCAATACAATCTAAAATAGTTGTCTTTCCTGACCCTGAAGAACCTTGCAATGCAACTACTTCATTTCCTAGATTTAATTTACATTGTAAGTGAAAATGATTTAAACTTTTAACTATATCCAGTTTTATCATTTGTCAAAACCCCTTTAAATTCCTTTTTTAAAATTAAATTAATTGACTATAAATATTATCATTAATTTTTCCTTTCAATATTATTTAAGAGTTATGTAATTTTATCAATTATAACTAAAAGCAGTAATCATGTTTGTTAATTGTATGCCAACATAATATACTGCCTTTAAGTCTTTATAAATACTATTTAATTTAGCCTTTTATAGTCCTTCTTTTTTAACCATGTATTTAATGAAAATATTAAAACAAAGCTAAATACCACAACTACCCCTAAAAGTGTATTTGCCACTTTTGTATATCCGTTATCTACAGCAAAATATATAGCAGTAGGTATAGTCTGTGTTTTACCGGGTATGTTCCCTGCAACCATTAAAGTTGCTCCGAATTCTCCTAATGCCCTTGCAAAGGACAATACACTTCCACTTACTATACCTGGCCATGCCAATGGAAAACTTATCTTAAAAAAAATTCTCCATTCACTTGCACCAAGTGTTCTTGCTGCATTTTCATATATATGGTCAATGTTTAGAAATGCCGCTTTAGCACTTTGGTACATTAAAGGTATTGAAACTATAGTCGCTGCAACACAAGCTGCAACTGGAGTAAATATAATAGTTATTCCAAAGTTCTCATATAGAAATTTTCCCATAAAATTCCTCCTGCTCATTAAAATAAGCAATCCATAACCTGTAATTGTTGGTGGAAGAACCATTGGCATAATAATTAAACTCTCAAGTATATCTTTTCCTTTAAAATTAAACTTAGTAATCACTCTAGCTAATAATATACCAAATATAAAGGTAAAAATCGTAGATATAAAAGCTACTTTTAGCGATAAAATAATTGGTTGTAATATCATAATGAATTCCTATTTT contains:
- a CDS encoding patatin-like phospholipase family protein; protein product: MLKADGVFQGGGVKATAFTGAICRLEEEGMMWQRLAGTSAGAIIAAFLAVGYRGKEIKKIMYELDYKKVGNITAIKKFPLAKKSLGLILEKGIFSTVYIEKYLEEVFKNKGKTKFKHISLNKESPLKIIASDVTNKRLLILPDDIKKYGMDPMELEIAKAVTMSISIPFFFTPVKLKYMEKEAYIVDGGITSNYPIWIFDVNDVPRWPTFGFKLGNSGEFNRTIENKDFISYIVDVVETTIDSYDESYLRDKDKIRTISIPALGVKTTEFNISLETKEKLYKEGYEKADEFLKKWDFRRYIRSYRI
- a CDS encoding ATP-binding cassette domain-containing protein codes for the protein MIKLDIVKSLNHFHLQCKLNLGNEVVALQGSSGSGKTTILDCIAGIRTPDKGIIKIDNKIVFSSSENINLPIKDRHIGYLFQNYALFPHMTVEENILFGVKNQKNYDISYIKYITETFKIEHLKDRKPNEISGGEKQRVALARALAIKPNVLMLDEPFSALDKDTKEVVYKEFMEYKKKFRISIILVTHNSYEAELLADRSIIIHEGVLVKSKHAFNIV
- the modB gene encoding molybdate ABC transporter permease subunit, which produces MILQPIILSLKVAFISTIFTFIFGILLARVITKFNFKGKDILESLIIMPMVLPPTITGYGLLILMSRRNFMGKFLYENFGITIIFTPVAACVAATIVSIPLMYQSAKAAFLNIDHIYENAARTLGASEWRIFFKISFPLAWPGIVSGSVLSFARALGEFGATLMVAGNIPGKTQTIPTAIYFAVDNGYTKVANTLLGVVVVFSFVLIFSLNTWLKKKDYKRLN